The following proteins are co-located in the Alphaproteobacteria bacterium genome:
- a CDS encoding MFS transporter, translated as MASVDNTFYNSIFLVVARFFSDFGAFLNMVALSSYTYMLGQNAVLVGIVLTGRVLGGITASLGSTNIFRKYPGAMPLALTDMLRAGALSLIIIIPQHNHLLILPLVAFVLGFGNTIFSVGLNSQIPYLVKDNSIIKINSLLTSFSSLGTVLGSLSAGVILIYSSYSGLFGINMVVYIVAAFLILPLRFNFNRYVGKNIPKFIQEWRLLIQGLKGFPILLLVLIVALTDTLGSAAHSVGLPIFSKIINDQEPEKIMGYILAIWAIGKFMGAQFTNTLNRYLGTDLQKQIRLMEYIFFASIALMSLGFIAVFQFNHLLPILIAAFFAGIGDGFAEVAVITRVQKTDETIRLPAFSLLRMMQSVGFAIGMLISSFFFEFMFPAYVVLIFHGVPLVMTLVSLYKTYLYYKKN; from the coding sequence ATGGCATCTGTTGACAATACTTTTTACAATTCTATTTTTTTAGTTGTAGCTAGATTTTTTTCAGATTTTGGCGCTTTTCTTAATATGGTGGCTTTAAGTAGTTATACCTATATGCTAGGCCAGAATGCAGTTTTAGTTGGTATTGTTTTAACAGGGCGCGTTTTAGGTGGTATAACTGCCAGCCTTGGCAGTACCAATATATTTAGAAAATATCCAGGTGCTATGCCTTTGGCTTTAACTGATATGCTACGGGCAGGTGCATTATCATTAATTATAATTATTCCTCAACATAATCATCTTTTAATTTTGCCATTGGTTGCTTTTGTTTTGGGATTTGGGAATACAATTTTTTCTGTTGGTCTGAACAGCCAAATTCCATATTTGGTTAAAGATAATTCTATCATTAAAATAAACAGCCTTTTGACATCTTTTTCATCTTTGGGGACAGTTTTAGGGAGCTTGTCAGCTGGGGTTATTCTTATTTATTCCAGTTATAGTGGCTTATTTGGTATTAATATGGTGGTTTATATTGTGGCCGCTTTTTTAATTTTACCTTTGCGTTTTAATTTCAATCGGTATGTTGGAAAAAATATTCCCAAATTTATTCAAGAATGGCGTTTGCTTATCCAAGGGCTTAAAGGATTTCCCATTTTATTACTTGTACTTATTGTAGCCTTAACTGATACACTAGGAAGCGCGGCCCATAGTGTGGGATTGCCTATTTTTTCAAAAATTATTAATGACCAAGAACCAGAAAAAATTATGGGGTATATTTTGGCGATATGGGCGATAGGTAAATTCATGGGTGCCCAATTTACCAACACATTAAATAGATATTTGGGGACGGATTTACAAAAACAAATCAGATTAATGGAATATATATTCTTTGCTTCTATCGCTTTAATGTCATTGGGTTTTATTGCTGTTTTTCAATTTAATCATTTATTACCTATTTTAATTGCTGCCTTTTTTGCAGGGATAGGGGATGGTTTTGCCGAGGTTGCTGTGATAACCCGTGTTCAAAAAACGGATGAAACAATTCGCTTACCTGCCTTTAGTTTATTGCGCATGATGCAATCTGTTGGATTTGCCATAGGCATGTTAATTAGTTCATTCTTTTTTGAATTTATGTTTCCAGCATATGTTGTTCTTATTTTTCATGGCGTTCCTTTAGTCATGACATTGGTAAGTCTCTATAAAACCTACCTTTATTATAAAAAAAATTAA